In Rhodamnia argentea isolate NSW1041297 chromosome 1, ASM2092103v1, whole genome shotgun sequence, the genomic window ACGACACACAAATAGATATGAATTGGATTGAGATTCAAGTCAATTTATTCCTTATATCGGGAGGATAATAATGATAGTTTCATGATATTAACATGTAATTTGTTCGTTTTGGGTGCATCAACTATGTTCTATCTATAAAACCCCCAGTCTTGAAGCTGCACGTATTCAAGACATTAGAGGATGGATCGAGAGCAAGAGGAGAGGCGATCTCTTGGTTTCTTTGTCGTCGTCAAGGAATCCATCAAGATCATCTTCACATGGCGGAAGATCTTCAGCCAAATCACACTGTCCTTCATCCTCCCTCTTGCCCTCATCTTCTTAGCTCACATGGAGATTTCCGCCATCCTCCTTGCTAAGATCCACCACAACAAGCGTCCACTCAGCCACTCCAAAGCCAACACTCCCCGATACAACAAGCTCCCCGATTTCGCAACCTTGAACACAATCGACCTCTTGCTGTTCACGGTCGTCGACTTCGTCCCGGTTGgagccttttctcttctttccacgTCCGCGGTAGTGTGCACAACCACATGCGTGTACACCTCGAAATCCATCACTTTCGGGGGAGTGATGAGGGTCCTCCCGAAGGTGTGGAAGAGGCTCTTGATCACGTACTTATGGAGTTTTCTTGGTTTCTTCGTCTACATCGTCGTGTCTACAGCGAGCTCCTATTTCTTTGCTATTATTCCCTCTCCCATCATTGTACCGGCCCAAGCTTTCGTCTTCCTCATGTTATACCCGTCTGGGCTGGTGTATATCAATGTCATTTCGGGCTTGGCAGATGTGATTTCAGTGGTAGAGGACATCTATGGGATCCAGGCCATGTTCAAGAGCAAAAACCTGATCAAGGGTAAACTGGGGGTTTCGCTAGCCATCAACCTCTTGCTATTGATTGTGTCCATGGCAATCCAAATAGTGTTCTACGTCTTTGTGGCCCTGGGACATGGATCGGGGTTCCTAAGGTTAGGGGTTGCAATTCtctgtttcttgtttctgctcaATTTGCTCCTCTTCGCCCCCGTGGTGCAAACCGTGATCTACTTCGTGTGCAAGTCGTATCACCACGAGAACATCGACAAGTCGCCGCTGGTGGATCATCTTGAGGTCCATCTTTTGGCCGATTACCTTCCTCCTCAAGCCGACAACGTATAAGTGGAACAAGTCGACGTACAAGCTAGCGTTCATATATTCTAATAATGTAGGAACCTGGGCTGCATCTCGTCTTGTTTGCCCATATGTAAAAGGTTCCTTCACCTTAATGTACTATGAGAGTGATTATTACCTTCTTGGGCTACTTGCAACTCGCGAGTCCTCTTCTTGCTACTAATATTTCACTTAATTTTCCATGCGCCACATTGTTGGCTGGTGTTCGTTCGCTTCCATTTGAGATAGTTATACCTTTTCACACTTACTTTTTATGATTGCCGACTAATAACCCCTCAAGCGAATGCAATTACATTTACAACGGGATAATTCTCAGCCCAAAGAACTACATTGCCAAACCATTAAAggtgtaggactaaattggtcaaattgaaaaagtttataattgaatttacAACCATATAATaggcttagaatttttttgacaatatgCTCTCTCCTGAAATTATGGAAACAACTGTAACCTTTTCACTATATTGATAATTTTAATCGGCCGTGGAACTTTGATTCACTAATTTGTTGTTCCCAAATTTTATCTCTTATGGAATTTAATTCATAAAACCTACAAAGgggatattttgaaaaataaaatacagaGAGTAACCTTCAagaaatcaattagttcaaaattaaattaaaatttgaaaattaacgGACTAGTATTACGTGTTAACAATAACTAAATAAAAGTGACTGTTCTTACTTAGAAATTACTCATCTTTCCACGTGGTTATTAGCTTTTCTATAGCaaagttttttttcttgtcacggcaaataaaaattatatccGTAATTGAACAAGTACACAAATGGTACAGATACAGGAGGGAAAGGGTCTTGAAACATAACAGAAACAGCATTAATTAAGCGTAAGAGACACAAATTCACAACCTAATAGAAGCTAAAGGCCATGGAGGCACCAAACAAAGTACGACCGATGCTTagcaaacattttcatccacaatttagtcctattatGTAGGCCATAACTAATTCgtcaggaaaattaccaaaataaatctattatacgtgTGCCAATTCAATGATAAATCTCTCAAATTAACCAATTTAGCTGtaaattttttgattatttgcTAATATAGTCATTTGGGCTAGCTTTAGTGGGCAACTGCCGACGTGGACACCAGCCGTCCTACATGGTACAGCCGATGTTgacttcttcccttttttttttcttttcattattttttccccttcttcctttaaCGGTCACCACGCCTCGGCGATCGGCTACAAGCAAGGGTGGGCGAGACTCAATCTCATCGGATGACCTCGCTCTTAGCCGGTTGCCGACCATGGTGattggtggaggaagaaggggaaaaaaggatgaaagagaAAATATCATGTAAAACAAAAATCTTCCACAACAACGTCGACCATATCATGTATGACGGTCAACGTCAAATCGGTGATTGCCAACCAAAATTGAGGAGAATGACTACAttaacaaatcgtcaaaaggtttaggacttaattgctcaaattaaaaggtttaaattaaattggcatccgtgaaataaatatttaatttttgttgtcAATTATCTCCAAATTCGTCACATCATAGAACTTCCTCGGATTAGATGAGATAAGTTCCTAATTGAAAGTAACACCGTGTTGATAATCTAGGTGAAGACCAAGATTAAAGAACTGAAAAGTCAAACTCTCTTCTTCAAGGGAAATGTTCATCATTCCTATCCACACGTGataatttgtgattgaattacaagaagaaaaaaatatgcatGCCATCTATGACGGGGTAAATTGTGACCGCTTAATACTTTCTCCCTCTTGAACTCTCACCGTGTAAGAGACGACCAAAATTGACCATTGAGACTAGAGAACTAGATGATATAAAGACAATCAAATTTCTCCGTCTTCTTCTGTGAATCCTTCGAAATCACAACTGTTCACCACCAGGTCATTCTTACCCTCATTCCCCCCgatgattgtccaaaaagtcctaaacttattacacaacggcaaattcaatcataaacctttaaactatgtcaatttagtcataaaccttttagtgatttaccaatttagtcataaaacttttcaattatctcaatttagttctaaatcttttgaaattttgacaatttagttctaaacgtATAAATTAGATAATTGGTCAAAatagactatattgacaaattgcgACCGTGGAATCGGTCTTCTAAAATAATAACCGGAGTGACATGCTTCTTGTTGATGTCAATGGCGATTCTCTTCGGATAAGTCGCGGAGATGGTTGATATACTTTGTCCGCAAGCTCGATGTCGGCCTCCATGAATGTTGACAAATCTTTCTTGTCTGAGCATCTCCGAGGCACATATCTAGGAGTGTATGTGCCTTTGAAGATTAAGGATGACATGGAGATTGTATAGACAAACACTTGTTTCATTAGATTGCCTTTGGTACCTCCGCTTGCGGGATTTGCCGCCAGCATGATAATTAGGTGATATTAAAGTATGATTGATTTGTTTTGTATGCATATATTCATTTCTTTATTGATACAGCACCATCATGCATATATAAGTTCACTCAAGACAATTTAATCAATGCCTATAAACCGTGTTCTATTTATAACACCCTCTGTCATGAAGCTCcacaaatttcagaaattagaaGATGGATCGAGAGCAAGAGGAGATGCAATTTCTGGGTTTCTTTGGCATCATCAAGGGCTCCATCAAGATCATCTTCACATGGAGGAAGACCTTCAGCCAGATCATGCTTGCCCTCGTCCTCCGtctttccttcatcttcttaGCTTACACCGAGATTTCCGATTTCCTCATGGCAAAGATCCAGCCCGTCCGGCATGCACTCGGTTGCGCCAAAGCTGACACTCCCAAGTACAATAAGCTCTTGAACCTTGTGACCTTGGACAAAATCAACCTCTGTCTCTCTAGGGTCATCTACTACATCCTTGTTCTAACCTTTACTCTTCTTTCCATGCCCACGGTCGTGCACGCTATCGTGTGCGTGTACACCTCGTCCCAAAGGTGTGAAAGAGGCTTATGATCACACTCATGTGGAGTTCTCTTGCTGTCGTCATCTACATCATCTACATCGTCGTGACTATTGTATTCTGCTATCTCTTGTTTGATCTTATTCACTCTCCCGCCATTGGGATAACCCTAGGTTTCATCCGCCTCATCTTATTCCTCTTTGGGTTGGTGTGTATCGGTGTCATTTTGGACTTGGCAGGTGTGATTGCGGTGCTACGGGACATCTATGGTATTCAGGCCGTGTTTAAGTGCATGAACCCGATCAAGGGTAAAATGTGGATTTCAATAGCTATCAACTTCTTGCTAACGATTGGTTCCATGGCGATCCACAAAGCAAtcatcacctctctctctttctctagacCCTCCTTGACTAGCCCCACATGTAGCTTCACTATCCGTGTTTATGTGTAGCTAATGTTTTGTCGACATCTAatcaatattttctaaatttccaGGAATTTATCTTCACTATATATAAGAGTCATATAACAAGCCTATAAAAAGGCAAGTCTTCATGATCATTTCAATTGAAGTAAGGTGAAATAAGAAAAGAGCCTATTTGTCTCCTTCTCTTCCTTGAATTTTGAGCTTTTTCACCTTGAAATTATCTTATTGGAAAAGTAGTATCAGTATAGCACCTCTAAAGTTCAACAAGCGGTATCGGAGCATGCGGTTGAGGGTCGTGAATCCAATGATCCGGAGCATGGTATGCGTAGACAGTGGTCGGGGACCATTG contains:
- the LOC115733600 gene encoding uncharacterized protein LOC115733600 codes for the protein MDREQEERRSLGFFVVVKESIKIIFTWRKIFSQITLSFILPLALIFLAHMEISAILLAKIHHNKRPLSHSKANTPRYNKLPDFATLNTIDLLLFTVVDFVPVGAFSLLSTSAVVCTTTCVYTSKSITFGGVMRVLPKVWKRLLITYLWSFLGFFVYIVVSTASSYFFAIIPSPIIVPAQAFVFLMLYPSGLVYINVISGLADVISVVEDIYGIQAMFKSKNLIKGKLGVSLAINLLLLIVSMAIQIVFYVFVALGHGSGFLRLGVAILCFLFLLNLLLFAPVVQTVIYFVCKSYHHENIDKSPLVDHLEVHLLADYLPPQADNV